In Tripterygium wilfordii isolate XIE 37 chromosome 17, ASM1340144v1, whole genome shotgun sequence, the genomic window TAACAAGAAAATGGAttgttaaattttgaaattaaatcAAGGTTATCATTGTCGTAAGCAAGTCATTTCTTATTTACCTTTAGCAGCAACAAGTTCATCTTACATTTTATCAACCCTACCGCCTAAACAAGGCTAGAAACAATGGATTTCAATGTTGCTCGATTTTTTTTGAAGAGCCAATGTGGTTATGTTGTGTGTCAAAAATTTTTtacttcaaacaaacaaaaacatccATACGCAATTTCATCACATACGATTCTTAAACCTTAACTCGGCATAAAAAGTAAGTAGAAGAAAGAAACCTGCAAGGGTAAGCAATCTCAAGATTGGTAACCTCCTTGGTAATAGATTTCAGGAAAATCTCAGACGGCTTAACTCGGGATAGAAGTCGTAATCCCAACCTACACCATCAAAACAACAATCACCAACCCTAAAACCAAATCAACTGACACCCAACTGCAGGCGTAAACACAATATATTAGATTTATACATACCCATGAATCCTGTTCTTCAGACTTCCCTGAGGCGCATTCTCAAGAATCATCCACGATTTATTCATCTGTGAACAACAAAAGAGCAGAACAAACATATAATAAATACAACAGGTTGATTCAGATGTAGAGATAAATAGATACATTGCGTCTGGGTTACCTTATTGGCGACAAAATCAATAAGGTGTTCAGCGTTGGCATGGAGGGGATTGATGTTGGCATTGGAGGAGGCAGAGGTGGAGCGTAGTTGGTACCAAAGCTCTTTCAATGTGGAGGGAGTATGAGCTGAGGAGGTATTTGATGCGGAATGGTCAATGGATCTGCTAAAGCACCAATTCCTTCCTTTGATCGGGAACACAACCACTCTCGCTCTCATGATCCTATCCAACTCTTTATCCAAGTGGGTTAAATTAAAGAACCCTAATTTTTAAACTAATCCTTACGGAATATCGTAAAGTTATCCAGAAAGACGGATCCGCATATTCATGTTCAAGACAAAGACTCTCACTTTACTGCTGATATCCGTAAGACCAAGTCGAAGAGATATATGCTGTTGAGAGCTTAAGCAAGTTAAAGAAACGGAAACCCAGATAACGCAGACGATAATTAATTCACTATAAATCTAAACGGGTGCCGCCGCATAGGGCGGTATAGGATGAAAAtcatagagagagaggggaaggAAGAGTGATATGCTGACTCATATCTCATGTGGCCTCTGACTCAGAGGTGGCCAAGGTCAACGGTTCATGCTAGGCCCGACCCAATAGTTTGTAACGGGTTGGACTGGGGTTTTCGGCCCACACAGACCGGCCTGAAAGAGGTCTCgctgattttgaaaaaaaaagaaatgcgGGAGGTCACAACTCCTGCACCCAATAGTTTCAACGTTATTTCTTGGACTTTCTTTGTCCAGATCTTTCCTAGCACTAGAGTGGGCAGGTTGGGTTGATGACCCGAGTTTAAAACTGATTCAATTGTCTGATAGCCGGCCCACTTTACACCTCTTTCAACAATCATGAGTTGAAAACTGGCCAAATTATCTGGCGGCCGACCCACTTTACACCTCCACCAACAATCATTCATGGACAAAATTTTCCATAATTACGCTGTTCATCCAATATGCCCTAATTATTACATCCCAGCCAGTTCTTGAGGagtaaaaaaacaaacatattgcaaaatgaatttataaattGAATTTGAAGTAGCTAACAAATAGTCCCCTGCTGAAATGAGAACTTTAACCACCACCTCCAACTCCAAGCACCTATCCTAAAAGCCATCTTGGCAATCATTCTCAACCAGGACATGGCTTCACAAAACTCGTATGCAAAACTGCAAATGCTAATATACACTATCATGGTGACACTAAATTTTGGTACAGAGCAAATGTCTATCCGTCCCTGCAAACTCCTACCAAGTGCAGAGAAAGCAGCTTAAGTAACATAATGTGACAACCTGTTGTCTTCATTCATTTTCTGCTATGAAGTTTGGCTCTTCACCTTGGCAGAGATACTCATCACAAACAGACGCTGATCCCCAGTCCTTGCGGAGCCGCAAAATGTCATCTGTGAAAGTGGATCCAGAGGTTCCAATGAACACACTAGACATAGCACAGATTGTCTTGTCCAGCATGGCTTCCACCTTcaagatgaaatttcaaagtaaTGTAAATACAACATTATCAAGGAAGACCGTGTGTAAAGAATTTGTCATGCAATCTTCTGATGCAAGCCGCATAAAAGAGTATCTCTGCATTGCTAGAAAACAGTGATAAACAAGATGATTCAAAAACTTGCTTGACTTAATATTTAAAATGAGTGCCGACTCTACATCTAAAATTTTTGAAGACAAGAAAGGCATAGACAAGAGGGAAGGAGAGTGAGAGTTTCTGCTTAGATGCAAGGGATGGAGAAACGGAGTTTCTGCTTCAGATGATTACAGCTAGCCACTCAACCAAGTTTGTAAAATATAAACCTCAGCCTGGAGAAATGATTCTGATCCTTGATCTAAGCCTCGTTTCATGATATTAGCTTTCCCGTTCTGTTAGTATGAGAGTATGAGGCAAGCCTGAACTGATCCAGTCCAGCCAGTGTCCTGCATAACCTTTTTTTTCAACAACTGATACGGTTATGTATTCTTAATGGTAGGGATTAGGTACTCCATCAGTTGGATGACCTAAGTGAACTTCATTTTGAACCTATGCTAAATTTTGTCTGTGATGAGGTTCCTCCATCTGGAATTCCCACATCTGACTTACAACTTCGGATAACAAGATGAGACGGTAGGAGCCTGGTATGCTAGTACAACTGCTAATTATGTATTAGACAATGGAAGCCAGCATTCACTAAATGCACACACATATCCTACCAGTCAACGTTTCTGGAGACCAGCAGGATAAACAACGTCCATTTGTAGAGAGATGGGTAAGTTTCTGCTACTCTAGCaaagagaaaacacaaaaataacataatttcaCCTGAGAATCTCCCTCAATTCCATGTCTGTATAACAAAGCATCCCATTTTTCAGCTGAATTACGAGCTGGCCGTTTAACGAGTGGAACAGTCTTCCCGTTAAGCACAACTAACGATTGCAACAAGCCAGTTTCACTTTCTGCTGCATCTGTAGAGAGATATATAACAGGGGCATTGACCCTTTCAACCACCTTTGTGATGCAATCGGCAGCCTGGGGAATTGGGTAAAAGCAGCTTCGATTCTTGAGGttgctgaagaaaaaaaatagataagCATCAGAAGGATTGTACAATCAATACTTTTCTATGGTagaaaagcataaaataatGGAAAAGGAATGGATGAATATGCACAGGTGACGTAATGTCTGCAACTCATAAACTTCTCATTACTAAAGCCTGTCTCCAGTCATATAGTTTTCTGAAATGCAACCCTTATTCATTACTGATATTGAACAACCACTCGGGCTAAAATGTTACTCCCACAGCCTTCTCGCCAAAATCAATCCATGAAATTGGAGTAAGGAAAACATTGAACTTCTTTCCCCATTTCTATTGGAGTAAGAAAAATGAATAGATTAAATTATCAAAGctgaacatgtggcccagtggtaaaGTTACAGGGATGTATGCAACCTAGAATCACTGTGACTGTCACCTTAATGGGTCAGTGCTATGCAAGTTTCCGTCAAACCCCACAATTTGTAACTAGGTCCTCCAAAAAAATTTGTCTCGATGGTTGCCATAagggatgattttcttgatgacTGAACGAAGATGTCTAAGAGGGTCTGAACTTCATAAATCTACATTTCCTATTCTTGCTCTCTCTTAAAATTCACCTTTCTAATACAAGCTGTTTAAGAAAATAAggcaaattaataaaataaatagtcAGTTCGTCTTCTGTCAAACCCTCTGTCTATTTATGCTTTATGGATTCATCTTGCATAAGAAGGTTTAAATACATAATGTTCTCCTAGTAGGAACAGAGTATGAATAAGATCAGTAAATCACGTTTGAAAATTGAGGATGCAAACACATATCATGAGATGCAAGCAAGTTAAATGGAGCTGTATTTATGTTAAGTATAATGTGATATAATCATAATGTGCATCTGAATAAATAACGTATACATACCAGAATTTCAAAAATCCATGCCGCCGGAAATGAAGAGCTATGTAGTTCTTTCCCAAGAACGTTTGTATAAAACGTTGTGCAGTTGTCAAAATAAGGCGACTAGGTTCAATCAAAGTCTTGCATTTATGGGCAATCGGACCACCAGGCTGCATTACCCACTCTTTCTCCACATCCGCAAAAAATACATCTCCTACCGCGATAACATCAGCATCAGATGAAAACTTGGCCTGAACATCTTGAACCGTCCGTTTACTTGGCTTCTTAATATCCTCAACCCAAGGGGACTCTAGCTTATCCCCCATAGAAATCCCCAACCCCTTTAACTTTTTGAGATGCTCTTCATCCACATAACAAAGCTCAGGCAATGAGAAGTAACAAATGAACTTATCAATGTGCATGTGATCTTTCTTGATCTCCGCAAATTCATCAAAGGAAATAACAAGCTTTCTCCCCAGACACTCATTTATGTGCTCAATATCCAACACCCTACTATACTGATAATCAAATTTGGAGCTGGGGATAACTAAAACTCGGTTCAACAAAGCAGCAAAAAACATATGCTTCTCCAAGCAAATCAGATGATTACTCATCTGGCCAGACAAGCATATTGCAAACAAGAATTTGTTCGATCTGGGTTTCCATTCAATTGTTTTCCTCTCAGAAGATTTCTGATCCACCTTCCTACACCTATCAAAACCGTACTCAACACCAAAAGGTAACAACCCACCATTCTCCGACTCTGCCGACACATTCCCCGACTTATGCGGCGACAACAGAGACTGCTGAATCTCTTTATTTCGAGAAAGCTGCTTAAGCAAAACAGATTGAACATCTTCAAATAAAGAAGAACTAGAAAGACCGGAGTTATTCACATTAGAAATAGAAGAATTAATAAATGTCCGGTTGTAGAGAGTTAAAAGCTCCAATTGCTGCTGTCTGAGTAAATACAAGGCCTGCAATTCGGCTTCTCGCATATGGAGAGAGAGCGAATCGAGCTTCATAGACGAATGATTTACAGAGAAGAGGTCGCGAATGTTGGCAGAAAAATAGACGAGGACAATGAAGAGAGGAAGAAATATGGCAAATAGATACCTCTTAtggaagttgaagttgaacaaaTTATTGAATTTGATACGGCCATTGCCGGCAACACGACGAGACTCTAAATCCTCATCGTCAACGTGGAATGTGGATCGTGGAGAGGTAGTAGATGCAGTGGTTGTGTCGATTATGGGGACACGATGGTTATTCCTTTCGTTCTGGTCAATTAGGTTATGGCGATCGTCGTCATCGTCTGAAGAGAAATCTCTTTCCATCATTCCGCTTGAACGATTGAGAGAATGAACTGTAACTCGGATTCAATAAAACCGGAATGTTCAGTTCAGTACCGTTGTCTTCATAGCTCGCAGTGTTAAGTCTCTATCACTCTCTATTCGTCTAAATGAAGCAAAGCTAGCGAATGATAAGATGTGGAGATGAAGTAATGAAGAGGAGAGAGGTGGGTAGCTTGGAGGACCCATTAACGGATGGGAGGAATTAGCCATTACTCATTAGGAATATATAAGACAGATCGGCGCTGGACGATAATGACCCGCCACCGGCCCACCATTCCACCAATTCATGATCCTGGTTGTAATCCAGATCCATGTCACACAACCCAGTATGCTCTACAGATACTGAGTGGACATAAACTTTGGACTGCTAGAACAACTAATACCATACCCGCTAGAACAACTAGTGTCATACCACGCTAACTGACGACAGATAAAACTATGCCGAAACCCATGCGGTAAAAATGAGATTTCTAACTTCTCTTTGGAAGTGGATAGACCCATGGAACCATTGAAATACTCTCCTACCTGGTTTAAACTCCCGACCTTAACGTCATCCGGTCAAGTCCAGAGAAGCCCGGAGATATAACAAACCAACTGTTAACTGAGAGTTATTGCTAGGTGTTTCATAAAGCTCCATTACCCTTTCACCAATTCTAGAGGACATTGGAGATGGATTCAAGTTCAAAAAAAACAAGCCTCTGACTCTGCATGTCTCTGACACTAACCCCATGGCGGGTACAGGGGCGGCCTGAGCCCTGAAGTAATACAAATTTACCACAGCTCGAGGAATTAGATTGCTAGCCCAAAATGTTGCAGCCAAATACATTGCAACAAAGTTTCTAGTATAACAATTCACATAACAGATAGGAGGGCTTTCGGCATACTAATGCTTTAAATAGGGTGAAAATAAAGGACAACTCCCTTCAACTGTACATTATTATGTATAGCAAATATCGTAGGCAGGTTGAGTTCCATGTTCCTTGATTTTGCTTTGTTGAAGGTGCTGATAATCCAAACTGCTGCAGTTGCCAATTCCTGCATATTCTGAACATGATCTGAAAGCCAATGATGTAGTTGCACCAAGATTATTGCAAGCATTAAGCTCCTTCCCTCACCTCAACAAGCCTCCCACGGACCCATTTCTTAGCAACTGATTTGGGTGGTGTTTCTTCTTTCATGGGCTCGATTGCTGATTTAGGTGGTAATTCTTCTCTCCCGGACTGCACTTGGGTCCCATTTATTGGAGGACTACTTTCTGATTCATTGATTCCACTTGCTTTCCAAAAGCCAATTAGGTTTGCTGAACTACCATTTGGTTCCAATCGGCTATATTGCTTTGCCGGATAGAGTAGATGCATAGCATGCCCATTGGAGTTCAAAGACACAAGTCTTCTTTCACTATTTAGTATGTCCAGCATGCTGAAATTGCTAAAATTAAAGTCTTCATCTTTTCTTGGCGCAAGGGTTTCTACTccattcacttctctcacttggTTTACGGACTCATAACCTGCATCCGTTTGCTTCTCAACAGTGTCAATCAGTATGGCTGAGGACATAGGAAGGTAGCCATCATTCTCATCAGATGTGACATTCGTCTCTATGGATTCAATAGATTGAATTGCTTCAGCAATGAGTTTCCTGGCTTCAATGAGAGAAGCTCGAGCTATAGGGCTCTTGGTCGCAGCAACTTTGAGGGCTTTCGCAGCCTTTTCAGCTTCAGCTATTAAGAGCCTGCAAAATGTCATGGTATTTGAAATCAGTTCTCCAGTGAAGTGCCAGGTTTACATAAAAATGCTCACAATAGCGATTTTGGATTTTAGTTATACTTAACATGTCATTTTCATATGCACTCATGTATCATGTTACCTTGCTTTTTCAATAGCTTCATTTTTTGGGGTTACTCCTGCAGCCCTTTTTGCTCTAATACCCTTTATCATCTCCAACTTCGACCTAGCCAAGGGGTCCTTATACAAGGGTGCATTACTCCTCCGCTTCTTCAGTCCACCTACTTGGCCATTAGTCTCAAGCCCAGAAGAAGAGCTAATACCaccatctttcttcttcctgGGGCTCGGTTTTGTAGATTGTGTAGCATTACTTGTCCTTTGCTTTGTCTTTCTTTTAATTCCAATTGGAGTTCCATGACATTTTTTCTTACCTGAGAGAACCCGATCACGATATGCCTGCTccagaaaaaatatattaataatgaAACAAAACTCAACAATCAGGTTTATGGTTGCAAATCGAGTCACTTGCGAGAAAATAATAGGACCATGAGCCTAGTCACTTGTAAGAATACAGGCAACTATGTTGGTGCCATGATAACAGCAACTCTGGTCGCTAGTTTAAAAAGCATTAATATATGTGTAGTCGCCCGTAAGAAGATCAAAATATCAGTACGAATAGGACCATAATGATGTGGTCAGTCAATAACCAATCAGTTCATTGCAACTCTTTTCTCCTTCATTCCTATTAGGAGAGGGAAGGGACAGTAAAAAAATTACCTGAGAACATGTTGGAGCCAACTAGGGTTCTGAATTATTTCAAACCCTAGTCACCTGGAGACATCTGAGTCTGAAAGGCAGTTTACGACAACCATATTTAAGGACAATATGCAGAAATCTGGATGGATTCTATAGATAAAATAGATGTATTCTATAGATAAAATAAATGAGCTCAGGGATTTTGCCATGATGACCATTCTAAATTCTCTCATTGCAGAAAAGTTAATGGCAGCCAAAGATGTGCTGAAATCACTTACAGGATCAGCCCATTTGGCAGCAATGGCTTCCgcaatttttcttctttgttcaaAGGGCTTTGGTGCTCTCTTACTACCTTTTGCCTTTGGCATATTCTTCCTATTCTCAACGCTCTCTAGCCACTCTTGCTCAAGCTTTTCCCTCAATATCTTGTAGGAATCCAATTGCAGCTCTTCCTCTCCAGTAAAACCTCTCCCAGAAGCTTCTGCAATTAAGTTCTGCCACTCAATGTGGCAAGTTTCCTGCACCAGCAACTTTTCACGACGCTTCTGTGATTTCATTCGCACTCCAAACCCAATTTTTACCCGTGTTTCTTCACTATATCGTAGTTAGGAAGAGATAAATAGAAACTTTTAAGTGGTATGAGGGAAAAAgtgataaaaaaatgtaaacaactcccataCACACGGTTCCTGAAGTGGATGGGATCGGGGACATGCATAATAGGAATTGAACCTAAGATGTccaggttgcacccttgcaattgtaccactgggccacatgttcgcatgtTAGGGAAAAAGTCTAAAGATAAAAACCAAAGAACCACCCAAAAGATCTATTTATAACAAATGAAATGGACTCCATCACACGAGCAGGAGGAAGTGGTAAGCAAAGAAAAAACTTTTGCCGAATATAAAATATGTTGCACCCACCTTTGAGCATGTCCAAAGTTTATTAACTTCATCTTGACCTGCATAGCCAAATTTTGTAATGAGAACAAATAATCCAATGCAATTTAGAAAATATATGTACAACATGAAAAGAACCACTTCACATCATCAAATTTATAATCTGCTGCCTACACAATAGATGAAAGAATACCTAATCTTGTGTTTGGCTCAAATTTTGTTAGGACTTAGGAATAACAACAAAGAAAGTGGGGCTAGTTTTTCAAACCCCATTCCCATGATCCCATCCAGTTAGCAAAGAACCAGCACCATCCCCTCTGCTCTTTTAACTTTGTATATATCAAATATATAAGATATATTGTAATATCAGGCTAGTAGATAATATATATTGTGCACGGAGGAGGATACAAAACGAGATTATTCGATCAAGAACAAGGTGGCACCAGTAGAAGATAAACTAAGAAAAAACAGTTTAACATGGTTTGGGCATGTACTCTAGTGCCATGATTGAGAAGAATTGAGAAAATTGAAGATAATGTAAAACAAGAAGAGCGAGACCAAAAAGACATGGACGGAAGTAAAGAAAGGAACCATGCCTTATATGATTAGTGCAGAGTATAACTCTATATAGGAATGAACTGCAAAAGAGAATCCATGTAGTGAATTTAAACTGTTTTCACATAAGGATTCATGTAGTTGACTCCAAATTGTTTGGCTGATTGGCTTTAATGACAATGATACAATAGGCAATGCGAGCAAACCTAAAACCCGTGGTGGGTTAAGAACTTAACTAGTTGACCCACAATCCACCTTAATGGAATGAAAAGAGGGATTTTACTTCTATCATATGGAATGAATTGTAAAGGAACATCAAAAAATTATTCTTACATTACTTCACCTTAGGGTTCTGCATTGCGAGCTTTGTTCTCTCTCTTATCAGCTGAACGGTTTCTGCACAAGAATCAAGTATTTGAGTCAGCATTCTCAAACAAAAACAGAGACGAATGATAAATGCAGAAACCATTCAATTACCGGGACTGTGCTTCTTCCCTTTATTCCAGGGTTTGTTCCCTTTATTTGCTTTAGATATCCTCATCCGTCTCAACCTTTCCCGCTCATCCATTTCCACTGAATCCTCCCCGGAGGACTCACTTCCCGTCGCTACGGGACTTGAATCAACGACCAAATTTGAACTCTTAGTATTCTCGTCACCATCTGCCTTGCGAACCGATGATGTAAGTTCGAGGGTAGCCACTGCCTTGACAGAAAATTTACTGCGCCTTGCGCCTTCGTTGAAATCTACTTTTCTAGGAAACTGGAACGATTTCCATGGACACAGCAGTCTCTTCTCATCCCCAGCGTGAATCAGAGATTGATTCCCGAGCAGACCCAGATGTTTCTGCAAAGCAGGCTGAATATCTGCTCAAACAAAATGAAGTGAAAGCAACAAAGAACCACTAATTCAGCAATGCAACATGAGCTAGGCATTTTCACAAACAAGTATCGTTCTTTAAGCGAAAAGTGGGAAGACAGTACCTAATAAAGGCATGGATGGGAGCTCATTCAGCCAAATATCCACAACCAATTCAACTCGGTGGAAATACTCATcaggtttttgacttttttttctttccttccgaGTCACCGGACAAGAGAAGTCGGATACAGAACACCACACACAGAGGAGAaacccagagagagagagagagagctggaTAACGAATTTAACAGGAGGCGTCGTGTCGGTTCTCTAGACCTTCAAATACCAATCTGCTTCTAATGGGCCAACAACG contains:
- the LOC119982183 gene encoding O-fucosyltransferase 36 — encoded protein: MMERDFSSDDDDDRHNLIDQNERNNHRVPIIDTTTASTTSPRSTFHVDDEDLESRRVAGNGRIKFNNLFNFNFHKRYLFAIFLPLFIVLVYFSANIRDLFSVNHSSMKLDSLSLHMREAELQALYLLRQQQLELLTLYNRTFINSSISNVNNSGLSSSSLFEDVQSVLLKQLSRNKEIQQSLLSPHKSGNVSAESENGGLLPFGVEYGFDRCRKVDQKSSERKTIEWKPRSNKFLFAICLSGQMSNHLICLEKHMFFAALLNRVLVIPSSKFDYQYSRVLDIEHINECLGRKLVISFDEFAEIKKDHMHIDKFICYFSLPELCYVDEEHLKKLKGLGISMGDKLESPWVEDIKKPSKRTVQDVQAKFSSDADVIAVGDVFFADVEKEWVMQPGGPIAHKCKTLIEPSRLILTTAQRFIQTFLGKNYIALHFRRHGFLKFCNLKNRSCFYPIPQAADCITKVVERVNAPVIYLSTDAAESETGLLQSLVVLNGKTVPLVKRPARNSAEKWDALLYRHGIEGDSQVEAMLDKTICAMSSVFIGTSGSTFTDDILRLRKDWGSASVCDEYLCQGEEPNFIAENE
- the LOC119982182 gene encoding uncharacterized protein LOC119982182; the protein is MPLLDIQPALQKHLGLLGNQSLIHAGDEKRLLCPWKSFQFPRKVDFNEGARRSKFSVKAVATLELTSSVRKADGDENTKSSNLVVDSSPVATGSESSGEDSVEMDERERLRRMRISKANKGNKPWNKGKKHSPETVQLIRERTKLAMQNPKVKMKLINFGHAQSEETRVKIGFGVRMKSQKRREKLLVQETCHIEWQNLIAEASGRGFTGEEELQLDSYKILREKLEQEWLESVENRKNMPKAKGSKRAPKPFEQRRKIAEAIAAKWADPAYRDRVLSGKKKCHGTPIGIKRKTKQRTSNATQSTKPSPRKKKDGGISSSSGLETNGQVGGLKKRRSNAPLYKDPLARSKLEMIKGIRAKRAAGVTPKNEAIEKARLLIAEAEKAAKALKVAATKSPIARASLIEARKLIAEAIQSIESIETNVTSDENDGYLPMSSAILIDTVEKQTDAGYESVNQVREVNGVETLAPRKDEDFNFSNFSMLDILNSERRLVSLNSNGHAMHLLYPAKQYSRLEPNGSSANLIGFWKASGINESESSPPINGTQVQSGREELPPKSAIEPMKEETPPKSVAKKWVRGRLVEVREGA